The sequence CATCTTGATTTTCGGATGTCTTGATTTCTATTACACCGTCTCCATTTATTGCATCTTTTGAATTTAGAATCAGGTTTATTATTACCTGCGATAATTGATGATAATCCGCCCTTGTAATAAGAGGCTTATCGGAAAGCCCGAGCCTAAGGTCTATCTTTCTCAGCAAACCTTGACTTTGTATAATTTCGACAGAGTGTTTGATGACGTCATTAACGTCTATCTTCTTCAATTCAAAGTCTCTCCGCCTCGAGTAGTCGATGAGGGTTCGGATAATTCTATCGATTCTTTCCACCTCTTTGTGTATGTTATCGAGAAATTCATTTGCTCTACCCTCATCATGTAGGTAACCTCTCTTTAATACTTCGACGTAGCCTCTTATTGCGGATAGGGGATTTCCAATTTCATGCGCAACGCCTGCCCCTAGCCTTCCAAGAGAAGCGAGCTTCTCTGAGGCAATGAGCTCTCTCTGCGTTTTAATCAATTCTCTGTTCGATTCTTCCAATGCCTGGATGTTATTTTTCAGGCTATTCTTGGTATTCTCGATTTCATCATACATGCTCCTAAGGGCGATATGTAAATGATTAATCTCTTTAACTCCTCCCAAATCAAGATTGTCAGGGAAGTCACCCCTACTTATATAATCCGTTGCTTTGATAAGTTTTTGCACTGGGTTTACGACTCTCCTCGACAAAATATATAGCCCGTAGATTCCGATAATCACCAAATTCATAAGAATTGAGATAGAAATGAGTAGCTGGCCTGAGATTATTTCTTTCTCTAGGGATAAAAGTGGTTGATAAAGAAGAACTACACCAACTTGAGTTCTTCCGTTCATGATGGGGGAGATTATCTTAAATCCCTCGTAATAAGAAAAAGGCGGCATATTGATTCCATCGACATCGATCATAGTTTCCCCGCTTTTCATGACCTCCAGGATTCGTGGGTCGGCTGAAACGCCGAAATTATTATTTGATTCAGCATTGAATAAAATCCGTTTTCCATTTTTCTCTGTTATCACACCCCATGAACCGGGACCAAGAACATCCTTTAGAAAGTTGATACCCTTTTCCATGTCTGATTCGTTAGAATAAATTGAGTTGAACGCAGTGATAGTAGATCTTACTCCGTTTATTTTCCCTTGGAGCGCAGATCGACCGGTGACGATGAATGCGATAATGCCTATCAACAGCATTGCAACAGCTGTTAGGAATAGGATATTAATCAGTATCTCTGCCCTAAGCCCTATTTCCCGCATATCGATT comes from Thermodesulfobacteriota bacterium and encodes:
- a CDS encoding ATP-binding protein — protein: MREIGLRAEILINILFLTAVAMLLIGIIAFIVTGRSALQGKINGVRSTITAFNSIYSNESDMEKGINFLKDVLGPGSWGVITEKNGKRILFNAESNNNFGVSADPRILEVMKSGETMIDVDGINMPPFSYYEGFKIISPIMNGRTQVGVVLLYQPLLSLEKEIISGQLLISISILMNLVIIGIYGLYILSRRVVNPVQKLIKATDYISRGDFPDNLDLGGVKEINHLHIALRSMYDEIENTKNSLKNNIQALEESNRELIKTQRELIASEKLASLGRLGAGVAHEIGNPLSAIRGYVEVLKRGYLHDEGRANEFLDNIHKEVERIDRIIRTLIDYSRRRDFELKKIDVNDVIKHSVEIIQSQGLLRKIDLRLGLSDKPLITRADYHQLSQVIINLILNSKDAINGDGVIEIKTSENQDGTIELSLKDNGRGIPEEIIDKIFDPFFTTKEPGMGTGLGLSVSERILQGFNAHISAESKPGSGTTFTIVFPNIEG